A single window of Onychomys torridus chromosome 8, mOncTor1.1, whole genome shotgun sequence DNA harbors:
- the LOC118588259 gene encoding olfactory receptor 1019-like: MSNHTRVTHFILRGFSDVPQLKLVVIPFFLLVYTFGLLGNSSIIIAVMRDSRLHSPMYFFLKNLSFLDMSYTSATIPKAVLISFTGSGVISYLECVAQLYIFITLSSTECFLLTAMAYDRFLAILRPLLYGTIMSQKCCVELVVTAWVSGAIYSAFHTFNTFSLPYCGPNVVEHFFCDIPPVMRLSCTDYHLHEEVGFAVSSCIVMSSFLLTVLSYVGIVSTVVRIPSVDGRWKAFSTCSSHLTTVLLFYGTGSFMYLRPASRYSPIQGRLASVFYSVLTPSLNPVVYCLRNKDMKFALQKLYCGRKS, from the coding sequence ATGTCCAATCACACAAGAGTGACTCACTTCATCCTCAGGGGCTTCTCAGATGTCCCACAGCTGAAATTGGTGGTCATCCCGTTTTTCTTGCTTGTCTACACATTTGGCCTCCTGGGGAACAGCTCCATCATCATAGCAGTGATGAGAGACAGTAGGCTTCActcccccatgtacttcttcctgaaGAATTTATCTTTCCTGGACATGAGCTACACTTCAGCCACCATCCCCAAGGCAGTGCTTATATCCTTCACAGGCTCGGGAGTCATCTCCTATCTCGAATGTGTAGCCCAgctttacatatttatcacactTTCATCTACCGAATGCTTCCTGCTCACGGCCATGGCTTATGACCGGTTCCTGGCCATCCTCAGGCCACTGCTCTATGGCACCATCATGAGCCAGAAATGTTGTGTTGagctggtggtcactgcctgggTGAGTGGGGCCATCTACTCAGCCTTCCACACTTTCAACACCTTCTCCCTCCCTTACTGTGGACCCAATGTTGTTGAACACTTCTTCTGTGACATCCCTCCAGTCATGAGACTGTCCTGCACTGATTACCATCTCCATGAGGAGGTGGGCTTTGCTGTCAGCAGCTGCATTGTTATGAGCTCCTTTCTCCTCACGGTCCTCTCCTATGTGGGCATCGTGTCCACAGTTGTCCGCATCCCCTCAGTGGATGGCAGGTGGAAGGCCTTTTCTACCTGTTCCTCTCACCTGACCACAGTCCTCTTGTTCTATGGAACTGGAAGCTTTATGTACCTGAGGCCTGCTTCCCGGTACTCTCCAATCCAGGGTCGCCTGGCCTCTGTTTTCTACTCTGTCCTCACTCCTTCTTTGAATCCAGTTGTCTATTGTCTGAGGAACAAAGACATGAAGTTTGCTCTGCAGAAACTTTACTGTGGAAGAAAGTCCTGA
- the LOC118588817 gene encoding zinc finger protein 39-like isoform X2 encodes MSERARTMDTSEGLVSFEDVSVDFTWEEWQDLDDAQRKLYRDVMLETYRSLESLNQCDPKPELILKLEQEAEPWKEEDVPNQSLPDMQHANEINQDYQNVHGCNLVIAKSSSTSAEERVKAGKTLTSSNHVLRLAVKSDMSSGMRPGVLNMWDCVLLPSKPREMQAVEELDLPHVTRVSPRLPGPLSLYHSTKCEEKHFQYCGHSEALHTKTVWIQNTFPIRDPSSKLKNYRKGLEKLAHPAQGGTQVQEQTFECKVCGKLFYKNSHLTQHLKTHKEKECYKSNDCEPIFNIQSNLQKHQSLNVGEKPLYMS; translated from the exons ATGTCTGAAAGAGCTAGGACAATGGACACATCTGAG GGCTTGGTGTCATTTGAGGATGTCTCTGTGGACTTCACCTGGGAGGAGTGGCAGGACCTGGATGATGCTCAGAGGAAGCTCTACagggatgtgatgctggagacctacaGGAGCCTGGAGTCCTTGA ACCAGTGTGATCCCAAACCTGAGTTGATCCTGAAGTTGGAACAAGAAGCTGAACCATGGAAGGAAGAAGATGTCCCAAACCAGAGCCTCCCAG atATGCAACATGCGAATGAGATCAACCAAGACTATCAAAATGTACATGGATGCAATCTGGTAATTGCCAAGAGCAGCAGCACTTCAGCTGAGGAGAGGGTTAAAGCAGGAAAAACGTTGACTAGCTCAAACCATGTTTTAAGGCTAGCTGTAAAGAGTGATATGTCTTCTGGAATGAGACCTGGGGTGCTTAATATGTGGGATTGTGTGCTTCTCCCTAGTAAGCCCAGGGAGATGCAGGCTGTAGAGGAACTTGATCTTCCTCATGTAACCAGGGTGTCCCCCAGACTTCCTGGGCCTCTTAGTCTATATCACAGTACTAAATGTGAAGAAAAGCATTTTCAGTATTGTGGGCACAGTGAAGCTCTCCACACGAAGACAGTGTGGATACAGAACACATTTCCTATCAGAGATCCTTCCAGTAAGTTGAAGAACTACAGGAAAGGATTAGAAAAGTTAGCTCATCCTGCCCAAGGGGGGACCCAGGTACAGGAGCAAACTTTTGAATGTAAAGTATGTGGGAAATTGTTCTATAAAAATTCTCACCTAACACAGCacttaaaaacacacaaagaaaaggaatGTTATAAAAGTAATGATTGTGAGCCAATATTCAATATACAATCAAACCTCCAAAAACATCAGAGTTTGAATGTGGGAGAAAAGCCTTTATACATGTCATGA
- the LOC118588817 gene encoding zinc finger protein 39-like isoform X1, whose product MADLEPEREVGRNQGQGLVSFEDVSVDFTWEEWQDLDDAQRKLYRDVMLETYRSLESLNQCDPKPELILKLEQEAEPWKEEDVPNQSLPDMQHANEINQDYQNVHGCNLVIAKSSSTSAEERVKAGKTLTSSNHVLRLAVKSDMSSGMRPGVLNMWDCVLLPSKPREMQAVEELDLPHVTRVSPRLPGPLSLYHSTKCEEKHFQYCGHSEALHTKTVWIQNTFPIRDPSSKLKNYRKGLEKLAHPAQGGTQVQEQTFECKVCGKLFYKNSHLTQHLKTHKEKECYKSNDCEPIFNIQSNLQKHQSLNVGEKPLYMS is encoded by the exons ATGGCAGACCTGGAACCTGAGAGAGAAGTGGGAAGGAACCAGGGGCAG GGCTTGGTGTCATTTGAGGATGTCTCTGTGGACTTCACCTGGGAGGAGTGGCAGGACCTGGATGATGCTCAGAGGAAGCTCTACagggatgtgatgctggagacctacaGGAGCCTGGAGTCCTTGA ACCAGTGTGATCCCAAACCTGAGTTGATCCTGAAGTTGGAACAAGAAGCTGAACCATGGAAGGAAGAAGATGTCCCAAACCAGAGCCTCCCAG atATGCAACATGCGAATGAGATCAACCAAGACTATCAAAATGTACATGGATGCAATCTGGTAATTGCCAAGAGCAGCAGCACTTCAGCTGAGGAGAGGGTTAAAGCAGGAAAAACGTTGACTAGCTCAAACCATGTTTTAAGGCTAGCTGTAAAGAGTGATATGTCTTCTGGAATGAGACCTGGGGTGCTTAATATGTGGGATTGTGTGCTTCTCCCTAGTAAGCCCAGGGAGATGCAGGCTGTAGAGGAACTTGATCTTCCTCATGTAACCAGGGTGTCCCCCAGACTTCCTGGGCCTCTTAGTCTATATCACAGTACTAAATGTGAAGAAAAGCATTTTCAGTATTGTGGGCACAGTGAAGCTCTCCACACGAAGACAGTGTGGATACAGAACACATTTCCTATCAGAGATCCTTCCAGTAAGTTGAAGAACTACAGGAAAGGATTAGAAAAGTTAGCTCATCCTGCCCAAGGGGGGACCCAGGTACAGGAGCAAACTTTTGAATGTAAAGTATGTGGGAAATTGTTCTATAAAAATTCTCACCTAACACAGCacttaaaaacacacaaagaaaaggaatGTTATAAAAGTAATGATTGTGAGCCAATATTCAATATACAATCAAACCTCCAAAAACATCAGAGTTTGAATGTGGGAGAAAAGCCTTTATACATGTCATGA
- the LOC118588817 gene encoding zinc finger protein 39-like isoform X3, with translation MADLEPEREVGRNQGQGLVSFEDVSVDFTWEEWQDLDDAQRKLYRDVMLETYRSLESLNQCDPKPELILKLEQEAEPWKEEDVPNQSLPDMQHANEINQDYQNVHGCNLVILYCIPKKTHGNISMNVVYVQKTHTQDTPLCPPENSKLRNSLTVTTVGNISTISHLLLYMKEVT, from the exons ATGGCAGACCTGGAACCTGAGAGAGAAGTGGGAAGGAACCAGGGGCAG GGCTTGGTGTCATTTGAGGATGTCTCTGTGGACTTCACCTGGGAGGAGTGGCAGGACCTGGATGATGCTCAGAGGAAGCTCTACagggatgtgatgctggagacctacaGGAGCCTGGAGTCCTTGA ACCAGTGTGATCCCAAACCTGAGTTGATCCTGAAGTTGGAACAAGAAGCTGAACCATGGAAGGAAGAAGATGTCCCAAACCAGAGCCTCCCAG atATGCAACATGCGAATGAGATCAACCAAGACTATCAAAATGTACATGGATGCAATCTG GTCATTCTTTACTGCATACCAAAGAAGACACATGGGAACATCTCCATGAATGTTGTTTATGTGCAGAAAACACACACTCAAGACACACCTCTGTGTCCACCTGAAAACTCAAAACTGAGAAACTCTCTGACTGTAACGACTGTAGGAAATATTTCAACCATAAGCCATCTGTTGCTGTACATGAAAGAAGTCACATAG